The DNA region CGACCACCGACACCTGCCACCCTGGCACGCGCGCCAGTTCGCGGCCGAGCGCGTCGCGCCGGGCCGGCGACGCTGCCTGCAGCAGCACATGGATGCCGGACGTGCCGGACTGCCGGGGCCGGCCGCGCCGTCCGGCTCGCGCCACCATCGCTCAGGCCTCCGCCACCGACAGCGCCAGCGACTCGCGCTGGCCCTCGGCCGTGACCCCGAGTTCCACGACCGGACCGCGAACCACCGCGTCGACGAGGATGCGGCTTGCCTCGACGGTCATGCCGCCACGACGCTCTGCGAGGCGACGAGCGGCCTCGAGCATCGCGCGAGCGAACGCCACGCCGATTGCTCGCGGGTTGCCTTTCACCCGGGGAAGGTCCGGGGGCAGCACCGTGTCGACCTCGGCGATGTACTTCCACGCGTTTCGGGTGAGCGTCGTCACCGAGGGGACCAGCGTGCCCAGGTCGACGGCTTGCTCGGCGGTGCCCGCCTGGCTGAATTCCGCGATGGCCCGCACGACGGCGGATGCGCGCTGGGCTGCGTCAGCCGAGTCGGCCAGGGCGGCCTGCAGTTCGTCGGGTGGGTACCGATCCTTCAGGGCCGACAGGGCCTGCTGGAGGGCGGCGAGGTCGGCCGGTGCGGCCTCGGGCGACAGGCGCTCGGCCTGCGCGCACAGTTCGCTCACCACGGCCAGGCCGTCCTCGAGGTAGCGAAGGTTGTGAACGAGGGCCTGCAGCGGCGAGGCGACCTCGTGCGCCAGGCCCGCGGCGAGCAGGCCCAGGGTTTCGAGGCGCTCGCCATCGGTCATCGGCGCGGCGGCGCTGGGCGAGGTCTCCACCCCCGGGTTATCGGCGGAGCGGCGCCGAACTGCATCACGCACAGGCGCGGGGAACCTCGCGGCGCGCGCGGAGAATCCCCCGCGCCGGGGCCACGACAGCGGCTGGATCTGCCGGATTCCCGGCATTCGGCCTGTGGCCCGTGCCTTGCACGAAGGGAGGTCGTGCCAGGCCTGATCCAGCACGGTGTCTCCTCCCTGTCCACGCCGGGCACGCTCCCCGTGCCCGGCGACCTCGATGGACAGGCCGTCACGCTCGACCTCCTTCGTCGGTACGACCGACCGGGGCCCCGGTACACGTCGTACCCGACGGCGGTCGAGTTCCACGAAGGCTTCGGCGCCGACGCCTACGCCACGCACCTGGCGCGCGCCGCGGCGCAGCCCGACGCGCCGCTCTCGCTGTACGTGCACCTGCCGTTCTGCGAGTCGCGCTGTGCGTTCTGCGGCTGCTCGGTGATCGTCACCAAGAAGCGCCACGTCGCCGAGCAGTACCTCGGGTACCTGGTGCGCGAGATCGGGATGGTCGCGGCCGCTCTGCGCGGCCGTCGTCGCGTCGTGCAGTACCACTGGGGCGGCGGCACGCCGAGCTACCTGTTGCCCTCGCAGATGCGCGTCCTGCACGAGGCCGTCCGCGAGCACTTCGACCTGGACCTGTCGGGGGAGCTCGCCCTCGAGGTCGACCCGCGCGTCACCTCCTTCGAGCAGCTCGAGACCCTGCGGGCCCTCGGCTTCAACCGCCTGTCGCTCGGCGTCCAGGACTTCGACCCGGGCGTGCAGGAAGCGGTCAACCGCATCCAGGGCGTCGAGGCGACTCGCGCGTTGGTCGAGCGCGCCCGTGACCTCGGGTTCGGCTCGATCAACGTCGATCTGATCTACGGCCTGCCGAGGCAGGAACTCGATTCGTTCGCGCGCACGGTGGACACCGTCATCGGCCTGCGTCCCGACCGCGTGGCGGCGTACTCGTTCGCGCACGTGCCGTGGATTCGCGCCCACCAGAAGCTGCTCAAGGTGGAGGAGCTGCCCTCGGCCGACCGCAAGCTGCAGTTGTTCGTCGACGCGCGCGCCCGCTTCCTCGCGGCCGGGTACGTGCCGATCGGCATGGACCACTTCGCGCTGCCCGGCGACGAACTCGCGCATGCCGCGGCGGCCGGCCGGCTGCACCGCAACTTCATGGGCTACACGACCCGCCCGGCGGCCGACATGATCGGCCTGGGCGTGTCGGCCATCGGCGACGTGGCCGGGGCGTTCGCCCAGAACACCAAGAAGCTCAGTGCCTACTACGCGGCCATCACCGAGGGGCGCTTCCCGGTCGAGCGCGGCTACGCCCTCGACGAGGACGACCATCTCCGTCGCCACGTGGTCACGCAGCTGATGTGCAACCTGCACCTCGACACCCGAGAGGTGGAGCGTCGCTTCGGCGTCGACTTCGACGGGTACTTCGCCAGGGAACGCGGCGAGCTGGCCGAGGGCCCGATGGCCCACGGCTTCCTCGTCGACGAGGGAGGGCGTCTGCGCGTCACGCCGCGGGGCCGCCTGTTCGTCCGCAACATCTGCATGATCTTCGACCGGCACCTGCGCGAGAAGCGCGCCGCCACGCCGGTCTTCTCCAGGACCGTCTAGGCATGTCCGCACTCCTCGAAGCCACGGGCGTCTCCCCCGCGCTCCACGCGCCCGTCGTCCCGCACGCGTTCGACGCTC from Luteitalea sp. TBR-22 includes:
- the hemN gene encoding oxygen-independent coproporphyrinogen III oxidase → MPGLIQHGVSSLSTPGTLPVPGDLDGQAVTLDLLRRYDRPGPRYTSYPTAVEFHEGFGADAYATHLARAAAQPDAPLSLYVHLPFCESRCAFCGCSVIVTKKRHVAEQYLGYLVREIGMVAAALRGRRRVVQYHWGGGTPSYLLPSQMRVLHEAVREHFDLDLSGELALEVDPRVTSFEQLETLRALGFNRLSLGVQDFDPGVQEAVNRIQGVEATRALVERARDLGFGSINVDLIYGLPRQELDSFARTVDTVIGLRPDRVAAYSFAHVPWIRAHQKLLKVEELPSADRKLQLFVDARARFLAAGYVPIGMDHFALPGDELAHAAAAGRLHRNFMGYTTRPAADMIGLGVSAIGDVAGAFAQNTKKLSAYYAAITEGRFPVERGYALDEDDHLRRHVVTQLMCNLHLDTREVERRFGVDFDGYFARERGELAEGPMAHGFLVDEGGRLRVTPRGRLFVRNICMIFDRHLREKRAATPVFSRTV